A genomic window from Silene latifolia isolate original U9 population chromosome Y, ASM4854445v1, whole genome shotgun sequence includes:
- the LOC141630661 gene encoding uncharacterized protein LOC141630661: protein MSTYRLIIGKPCHLPVEVEHKAYWAIKSFNLQIDEAGLHRKLQLQELEEICNDAYENATIYKAKTQSWHDNMISRKTFEVGQSVLLFQSRFRIFSGKLRSRWMGPYEVVKVYVYGAIDIKCRKNVRVLKVNGQRLKPYYEGVKVGEVETLTLDTPIYED, encoded by the coding sequence ATGTCTACTTACCGCTTGATCATTGGTAAACCTTGTCACTTACCCGTAGAAGTTGAACATAAGGCATATTGGGCAATCAAGTCCTTTAATTTGCAAATTGATGAGGCGGGATTGCATAGAAAGCTCCAACTTCAAGAGCTTGAAGAAATCTGTAATGATGCCTATGAGAATGCGACAATTTACAAAGCAAAGACTCAATCTTGGCATGATAATATGATCTCTCGGAAGACATTTGAAGTGGGGCAAAGTGTTTTACTATTTCAAAGTCGGTTCCGCATATTTTCGGGAAAATTGAGGTCACGGTGGATGGGACCCTATGAAGTGGTCAAAGTGTATGTTTATGGAGCAATTGACATCAAATGTCGTAAGAACGTAAGGGTgctcaaagtgaatgggcaacgactCAAGCCCTATTATGAAGGAGTTAAAGTGGGTGAAGTGGAAACACTAACCCTTGATACTCCTATTTATGAAGATTAA